In one Melopsittacus undulatus isolate bMelUnd1 chromosome 4, bMelUnd1.mat.Z, whole genome shotgun sequence genomic region, the following are encoded:
- the POLL gene encoding DNA polymerase lambda isoform X3, which translates to MKPNTKAQVEDSSQQGLCTLGQQQLAEKDSDDEGSEGEDAGVTQGDLEALISGHYPVKSPEETSDSSSSVVQPPSKWVCAQSSNSKKENHNQCITEKLEVLAKAYTVQGDKWRSLGYSKAINALKSYHKPVTSYQEACKIPGIGKRMAEKILEILESGHLRKLDHISESVPVLELFSNIWGAGTKTAQMWYQQGFRTLDDIRTKATLTHQQAVGLKHYKDFQERMPREEAAEIEHTVKEAALALKPGLVCMACGSYRRGKPTCGDVDVLVTHPDGQSHHGVFSKLLDSLHRSGFLTDDLLSQEDNGEQKKYLGVCRLPGPGRRHRRLDIIVVPYREFACALLYFTGSAHFNRSMRALAKTKGMSLSEHALSSAVVRGPGGVRVMSGHTLPTPTEKDVFIQLGLPYREPSERDW; encoded by the exons AAAGACTCTGATGATGAAGGCAGTGAAGGAGAAGATGCTGGTGTCACGCAGGGAGATCTGGAAGCATTGATTTCTGGCCATTACCCTGTGAAATCACCAGAGGAGACCAGTGACAGCTCTTCCTCAGTGGTGCAGCCTCCCAGCAAGTGGGTTTGTGCCCAGTCCTCCAACAGCAAGAAGGAGAATCACAACCAGTGCATCACAGAGAAGCTGGAAGTGCTGGCAAAGGCCTACACTGTCCAGGGGGACAAGTGGAGATCTCTGGGCTACTCCAAAGCCATCAATGCACTCAAGAGCTACCACAAACCAGTCACCTCCTACCAG GAAGCCTGTAAAATCCCTGGGATTGGGAAGCGGATGGCAGAGAAGATCCTGGAGATCTTGGAGAGTGGGCATCTGCGCAAACTGGACCACATCAGTGAGAGTGTGCCAGTGCTGGAGTTGTTTTCCAACATCTGGGGAGCAGGGACTAAAACAGCTCAGATGTGGTACCAGCAG GGCTTCCGGACACTGGATGATATTCGCACCAAGGCAACCCTCACCCACCagcaggctgtggggctgaaGCACTACAAAGATTTCCAGGAGCGTATGCCTCGGGAGGAGGCTGCAGAAATAGAACACACT GTCAAAGAAGCTGCCCTGGCCCTGAAACCTGGGCTTGTGTGTATGGCATGTGGCTCCTACCGTCGGGGGAAGCCCACCTGTGGAGATGTGGATGTGCTGGTCACTCACCCAGATGGGCAGTCTCACCATGGGGTGTTCAGCAAGCTGCTTGACAGCCTCCACAGGAGCG GCTTCCTTACGGATGACCTGTTGAGTCAGGAGGACAACGGTGAGCAGAAGAAGTACCTGGGAGTGTGTCGCCTGCCCGGGCCAGGCCGGCGTCACCGCCGGCTCGACATCATCGTGGTGCCCTATAGGGAGTTTGCCTGTGCCCTGCTCTACTTCACTGGCTCGGCTCACTTCAACCGCTCCATGCGGGCCCTGGCCAAGACCAAGGGCATGAGCCTGTCCGAGCACGCCCTCAGCTCGGCTGTGGTGCGGGGCCCTGGAGGTGTCAGGGTGATGTCTGGTCATACTTTGCCCACTCCCACTGAGAAAGATGTCTTCATTCAGCTGGGGCTACCTTACCGGGAGCCCTCCGAACGGGACTGGTGA